A genomic window from Flavobacterium sp. I3-2 includes:
- the rlmB gene encoding 23S rRNA (guanosine(2251)-2'-O)-methyltransferase RlmB: MQNEHQIFGIRAIIEAINAGKEIDKVFIQKEAQGELMQELMKTMKKGNINFSYVPVEKLNKLSKFNNHQGAVASIAPIKFVELESLIETISESEKTPLILILDQLSDARNFGAIIRTAECTGVDAIIIGKQGAAPVNGDTVKTSAGAVFNIPICKVDHIKDAIFYLQGSGYVTVAATEKTENNIYDINFNQPIAIIMGSEDKGVNPSVLKIVDEKAKLPMYGTISSLNVSVACGAFLYEAVRQRL; encoded by the coding sequence ATGCAAAACGAACATCAAATATTTGGAATTCGTGCAATTATCGAGGCGATAAATGCAGGAAAAGAAATCGATAAAGTATTTATCCAGAAAGAAGCTCAAGGTGAATTAATGCAAGAGCTAATGAAAACAATGAAAAAGGGAAACATCAATTTCTCTTATGTTCCTGTTGAAAAATTAAACAAATTAAGCAAATTCAATAATCACCAAGGTGCAGTTGCTTCAATTGCTCCGATTAAATTTGTTGAACTAGAAAGCTTAATCGAAACCATATCAGAATCTGAAAAAACACCTCTAATTTTAATATTAGACCAATTATCAGATGCTCGTAATTTTGGAGCTATTATCCGTACCGCAGAATGTACAGGTGTTGACGCTATCATCATCGGAAAACAAGGAGCTGCGCCTGTAAACGGCGACACAGTAAAAACTTCTGCCGGAGCGGTTTTCAACATTCCAATTTGTAAAGTTGACCATATTAAAGATGCTATTTTCTATTTACAAGGTTCAGGTTATGTTACTGTGGCTGCAACCGAAAAAACAGAAAACAACATTTACGACATTAACTTCAATCAACCTATTGCGATTATTATGGGTTCTGAAGACAAAGGAGTAAATCCATCGGTTTTAAAAATTGTAGACGAAAAAGCAAAATTACCAATGTACGGAACCATCTCTTCATTGAATGTTTCTGTAGCTTGCGGTGCTTTTTTATATGAAGCCGTTCGTCAAAGATTATAA
- a CDS encoding rhomboid family intramembrane serine protease — MQEKKFEFSTNVILNPFLFILGMWSVYYLNWSYFLELNEFGIYPRTFEGLRGVLFSPFLHGNIGHITNNSLALAVLLPILYFFYREDFWKVLLIGWLASGLGTWLIGRESFHIGASGIVYVLTSFIFFAGMRTKYYRLMALSFFVVLIYGGSIWYLFPDVEKGISWEGHLSGFIVGLILAFTLEKRQYEPIYKYDWQHPDFDASEDNFMKHFDEKGDFNPKPKNYIELNKPKRTIKYLEYSMIYSGKVTYEFNSYSCNFESQIELPYPEFLP, encoded by the coding sequence ATGCAAGAAAAGAAATTTGAATTTTCAACAAACGTTATATTAAATCCTTTTTTATTTATTTTAGGAATGTGGTCGGTTTATTATTTAAACTGGAGCTATTTTTTAGAATTGAATGAATTCGGAATTTACCCTCGAACTTTTGAAGGTTTAAGAGGTGTTTTGTTCAGCCCATTTCTTCACGGGAACATTGGTCATATTACAAATAACTCTTTAGCGTTAGCTGTACTTTTACCAATTTTATATTTCTTTTATAGAGAAGATTTTTGGAAAGTTTTACTAATTGGTTGGTTAGCTTCTGGACTTGGAACTTGGCTTATTGGACGTGAAAGTTTTCATATCGGTGCAAGCGGTATCGTTTATGTTTTAACGAGTTTTATTTTCTTCGCAGGAATGCGAACCAAATATTATCGATTGATGGCACTTTCGTTTTTCGTGGTTTTAATTTACGGAGGTTCTATTTGGTATTTGTTTCCAGATGTCGAAAAAGGTATTTCTTGGGAAGGGCATTTATCAGGATTTATTGTTGGTTTGATTTTAGCTTTTACGTTAGAAAAACGTCAATACGAACCGATTTATAAATACGATTGGCAACATCCCGATTTTGACGCTTCTGAAGATAATTTCATGAAACATTTTGATGAAAAAGGGGATTTTAATCCGAAACCTAAAAATTATATCGAGTTAAATAAACCCAAAAGAACCATTAAATATTTAGAATATTCGATGATTTATTCAGGTAAAGTTACTTATGAATTTAATTCGTATTCTTGTAATTTCGAATCACAAATTGAATTGCCGTATCCAGAATTTCTCCCATAG